ACAGAAAGCGAGGAAAATTGTCAATTGGGTTTACCGCAATATTAAGAAAAAACCGGTTTTGTCGGTTCCCAATGCATTGGAAGTTCTAAAAAACAAAGTCGGCGATTGCAACGAGCATTCCATACTGACTGTTGCCCTGCTGCGATCCGCCGGTATTCCGGCGCAAATGGAAGCTGGATTGGTTTATCTGCACGGCAGGTTTTACTGGCATGCGTGGAACGTTCTGTACCTGAGAGGACAATGGATCACCGCAGATGCCGTTTTCAATCAAATTCCGGCAGACGTTACCCATATCAGGCTTGTCCGCGGTGACAGCGTCGAACAGCTTAATTTAATGGGAGTGATGGGCAAAATCAAACTGGAGGTATTAGAGCAAACTAGATGATTAAATTACACGAACTAACCAAAGATTACGGTACTACCATAGCGGTAAACAAGCTCAGTTTAAATGTTGCCGCCGGAGAAATTTATGGCTTCATCGGACCCAACGGCGCCGGCAAAACAACAACTATCCGGCTGATGGGCGGCATTCTGGCACCGACATCCGGTAACATTATTATCGGCGGATTTGATATGGCTCAAAATCCCGTCGAGGCGAAACAGATGATCGGTTTTGTACCCGACAGGCCTTTTCTATATGAAAAGCTCACAGGAATGGAGTTTCTGCGATTTTCGGCTGACCTGTACAATGTCAGACACGACACATTTCCACAAAAAGCACAACAGCTTCTGCAGCAATTTGCTCTTGCGGATTGGGCTGACGAGTTGATTGAAGCTTATTCACACGGAATGAAGCAAAGGCTCATTATTGCTTCCGCTCTGTTACATGATCCCCGAATATTGATTATTGATGAGCCAATGGTCGGCCTTGATCCTGCCGCAGTGCGCATGGTTAAGGATATTTTAAAAGAACTGGCCGCCCATCAAACAACTATTTTTATTTCCACACACACTTTAAGTATTGCCGAGGATTTATGCCATCGCATCGGCTTAATTCACAAGGGTATGTTATTGGCACAAGGCACTCTTGATGAATTAAAGCATATTGCAAACTTAGGAGAAGCCAGGCTCGAAGAAGTTTTTTTAACCATAATTAAAGAAAATACTTTTATATGAATACTATTTTTTCGCTGTTAAGACCGCGCATACTCTCCGCAATCAACGGTTTGCGGACAAACAATGGAAAAAGCAATTGGCCTCGTTTTTTCATGTACGGTTCGCTTGGTATTATTTTTTGGACAGGCACTTTTATTATTTTCTATCGCGTATTGTTTTATTTTCAAAGTGTACAGGATTTCGGCGATATATTAGCGATGAAACTGATTTCGATGCTGATTATAACTTTTTTTACGCTTTTGCTCTTCAGTAACATCATAAATTGTCTTTCCCATCTCTACTTAAGTCAGGATTTACCGCTTTTGCATTCGTTGCCGGTTTCGTCGAAGAATATATTTTTTTCACGGTGGATCATCAGCACCTTTGACAGTTCCTGGATGATTGTTGCTTTTAGTTTTCCGGTATTTTTATCTTACGGATTGATTTACAAAGCGGGCATCATTTTTTATGTGATCTTTTTAGCCGCAATAATCTTCATGTGTCTTATTGCTTCGGCTCTCAGCAGCATTTTAGTTTTATTTGGAGCTAAAATATTACCTGCCGGACGCATCAGAACAATTCTTATTGTTCTTGGCGTTGCTATGACATTGTTTCTTATTCTTGTTTTGCGTTTAACACGGCCGGAGCAATTGGTAAATCCGGACAGTTTCGCTTCTGTTGTCCTTTATTTAAATTCCATGCAAACCCCTGACTCGCCTCTGTTGCCAACAACATGGATTACCGATACAATTAAATCCGCTCTTAATAGTGAAATAAAAAGCTGCCTTTTTAATATTGCACTTACCGGAACCTGCGCCTTTATGCTTATTTTCATCAACAACATTATCGCTCAGTTCGTATACTTTAATGGTTTTTCTAAATCGCAGACAACGCCAAAGCGACTTTTTGCGCCGGTTAAATACAAAGGTTATAACTGGGAAAGTTTACTGAATTTTCTTCCGCGAGAATCAAAAGCTTTTGCTGTCAAGGAAATCCGTACCTTTTTCAGGGATTCAGCACAATGGCCGCAATTATTTCTAATGGTCGCTTTAATTGCAATTTACATTTATAATTTTTCTGTTCTACCTTTGGATAATTTTCCAATAAAGGCCATTTATCTGCAAAATTTATTTTCCTTCTTGAATATAGGATTGGCAGCCTTCGTGCTTACGGCCATTGTTGCCCGTTTCGTTTTTCCAGCAGTGAGTATGGAGGGCGAAGCATTCTGGATTGTTCAAGCGGCACCGGTATCGATAAAAAGATTTCTCTGGATCAAGTTTTTTCTGTATTACATACCGCTGATAATCTTAGCAGAGGTTCTGGTTGTTGTTTCCAATTTATTACTGCGAGTTTCTCCTTTTATGATGTTTCTATCAACCATAACAATATTCTGCCTCGTTCCTGCTGTAGTGGGCATGGCCGTCGGCCTGGGCGCTGTCTATGCCGATTTTAAATCGGAAAATCCGGCACAGACGGTAACAAGTTTCGGCGGACTCCTTTTTATGATTCTTTGTTTTTGTTTAATTGCTTCTGTTTTAATCCTGGAAGCCGGTCCCGTGTATTACATATTTATGGCTGATATACGCGCTCAGAATATTTCTTTACTGCAATTATTATGGTCTGTTATTTCTTTTGGTTTTGCTTCTTTTCTTTGTCTGCTTGCTTTCTTTTACCCCATTTATCTTGGTGAAAAAAAACTCCGCATTAGATAAACACTTCCCATTTCAATATTCAAATAATTTCCTGCTACGTTCGGCGGTAGCTTGAACTTTAAAGATTAAAAATTGTCTTGATTTTACTTGCCAAACAAGTTAGAAAAATACTTATTAAAATTATACTTTTATGTTCCTGATACAACTGGTTGAGATAGGGGAATTTTTTCATTAATGCAATTAACAGGCAATCATTTATTAAATAATAACGATGCTCACGATGATAATCATCTCTTTACTCTTTTGATTTTATCGCGTTGTGCTTGTTTTTCCGGGTAAAACTTGTTTAACATTTACGCTATTTAACAATAATTATTTGCGAAACAGTAATTTTAGATTTTCAGGAGCAATATGGAAAAAATCTGCATCGTAAAAAGACGGCGAGAACAAGCTCAACCGGATGTTAAATTTAAACCTGCACAGCCGGATAATAAAATTGATATTCTTCCGCCTCCAGTTGCAAAAAGCGACACCACTACCGGTAACCAAGCTCAACTATCCCATCATAAAAAAATAGTAGAAGAGTTTATGGACGATTCCACGTCCGTCATTTCCATTATTATGACAAAAGAGCAGTCAGCATTACTACAACAGTCGGAATACATAAAAGAATTATTAGGAGGGGCAAAGAAAGATCCGTCACTGGACATAAAAGTCAATCATGATGGCCAACTGGCTCTTAATTTTCGTTATAATGAATCCATACTGTTAAGAATGCTGTGCTCTAATCAGGTCTGTCAAATGCTTCAAGTCAGCAAAAGCTTCCTGCAGAAGCTTGTTAATGAAAAAAAGATAAACAGCTACAAACTGGGCAGAATGAGACGTTTTTTACTGGAAGACATTCTGGAGTATTTAAGTAATGACGAAGAATTCGCACAACTTAAAAAATGATGATGATCTTACTTAATTATTTAACATTGAAGGATAAATTATTTTTATCTTATAATAATTTGTAAGGAGAATACAGATGTACTGCGAATATTGGAATCTGAATAAGCCCCCTTTCGATAACGTTCCTGATTCTTCAATGTATGTCGATTGCCATGAATCCATGGAAGATGTCATTTCTGAAACAATTTTTGCTATCAAGGAAGGCAATGAATGTTTCGCTGTTATTGTAGGTGATGTGGGCTTAGGTAAAACTCTTTCTTTGCGAATTATAATCGACTCGCTGGAACCGGAAAAATATAAGGTCGCGTTAATCACCAACCCCTCACTTTCTTTCATACAACTGTTAAGAGAAATTATCGGACAAATAACCGGCAAGCAATGTACAGAAACAACGAAAGTCGATTTGCTGGAAATATTCAATCGTCTTTTATTTGAAACAAATGATCAGGGTAAAAAGATCGTAATTGTTATTGATGAATCCAATGTTCTATCTTCCGGTAATCTGGACGATCTGCGCCTTTTAACCAATATGCAGGATGATGATCGTAATCTTTTTACGTTGATTCTTGCCGGTCAGATGGAACTTGCACAGAAATTAGAAAATCCAAAACGAGCTAATTTATTTCAACGTATCGGCACTTATTGCCATATAGTAAAACTGCCTTCAGAGGAAGCTGTTCAGACTTACATTGAATCGAGACTCAGGCTGGCCGGGACTCAGGAAAAGATATTTGCTGATGACGCCATTCCTGTAATTTGGGAATTTTCTGAACATGGCGTTCCCCGTCTTATTAACAAAATTTGTAAACTTTGTTTGAAAGCAGGAGAAACAAACGAATTTAAGATGATATCCGGCGAAGTTGCCTCGCAAATAGCCGACCGTTTCCAAAAATTAAGCAAATTTTCTTTTCAAAAACACAAAACACAGAGCCCTCCGGAAATTGAATTGCCACCCCAGGAAAATATTTCAAACAAACCGGAAGTTAAAGAGTTGAAGAAAAAAACTAAATCTTCAACTCCCAGGAAGGCTGCACCTAAAACCAAATCTTCTTTAAAACCTGTTTCTTCTCAACCGGAATCCACGACTGGTGAAACTGAAGCATTCTCTCTAAAGCAGGCTCCGTCATTATCCATTTCTCCTGAACCGGAAATCGTTGCCGTTGAAGAGAAAGTGGTGCCCATCGCAGAGGTTTCTTCAACGCCTGTTCCTTCACTATCGGAAGCTACATCTGATGGAACTGAAGAAGCATCTCTAGAACAGGTTCCGTCAGCATCTATTCCTCTTCAGTCGGAAGTCATTCCCGTTGAAAAGAACGTGATGCCCATCGCAGAAGTTTCTTCAACGCCTGTTACTTCACTGTCGGAAGTTACAACCGAGGAAACTGAAGAAGCACCTCCCAAACAGGCGCAGTCAATTTCCATTTCTCCTGAGCCGGAAATCATTCCCGTTGAAAAGAACGTGGTGCCCATCGTAGATGTTTCTTCAACTCCTGTTACTTCAATGTCGGAAGTTATAACTGAGGAAACTGAAGAAGCACCTCCCAAACAGTCGCAGTCAATCTCCATTTCTCCTGAGCCGGAAATCATTTCCGTTGAAAAGAACGTGGTGCCCATCGTAGATGTTTCTTCAACTCCTGTTACTTCCCGACTGGATACTACGACTGATGAAACTATAGCAGGACCTCCAAAACAAGCGACGGCTGTTCCCCTTTCTTCTCAACCGGAAGTCATTCCCTTTGAAAAGAAAATTATACCACCCTTAAGAGCTTCCGCAGAAGATATTCCTCTTCAAGGAAGAGCGAAGGCTGCTGAATCCAAGGTCGTACCTCTGGCACGCACATCCACAACTTATGTTCCGCTTCAACAAGAAGCTAAGGTTGTTGGAACAAAAACAGCACCTCCGATACAAGCTTCTTCAACTCCAGCAGAAAAAAATGAAGAACAGCCGGTAAAAGATGAGCAAGAAGTTTACGAAGAGGTATTAATCGGTAAACAGAAAATTAAAATGTCTATTCCTGAAAATGTTATAAGACAGGCAAAACTGGCAAATTCCGAAAGTAAAAACAAACTGGCCGGATATTGGTCAGCGCAAGTGATCAAAGAAAATCCGCATGTCATGCATTCACCGCTTATTGATCCGGTTTCCATTTGGTTTGAAATCAAAAATGTTATTTTAAACAAGTTCAACAACACCTCATATCCAAACTGAGGTTATGAAATAATTATAATAATCCATGGATAAAGAATTCTCAGAAAAGAATACTGCCTATAATTCCAATAATGCTTATCCGAAATATAACAAACTGACCATTGCCAGCCGCAAGAAGGATATTGAAAAATACAATAAGGCTGTTGAGGATTATAACAAACTGGGTTTAGTTCATCTGGAGAATAAAAATTATGATGAGGCTTTAAACTATTTTCAAAAAATTGCAGAACTTGAACCAGATAATCCTAAAACATTCATCAATATAGGATATATATATGAAAAAATAGATATGCTCGATTCTGCAAAAAAATGCTACGAAAAATCACTGAAACTAAAAGCTGATAACATCGAGGCAATTATCAAAATCGGTAATATACTGGAGCGGCAAGGTGATTATCATCATGCCGTCAAACAATACAAAAAGGCTATCGGGATCGCTTCGCAAGATGTAGAGCCACGTTTTTGTTTAGCAACTTTGTACGACAAGCACGATATGTATGATGAAGCAGCAGATGAATATGAAAATATTATCAAGATTAACCCGCTGCATACCAAGGCTCTTTACAATTTGGGCAGAATTTATTTTCAATATGGAAACTATGCTAAAGCCTCAAAGAATTTTAAAACTGTTTTAGAACTGGAACCGGAAAACGCCGATGCCTGGAATGATCTTGGCTCTGTTTATGAAATAACTAATAATGTTAACGAAGCGATATCTACTTACAGCAGGGCTCTTGAAGTTGATCCCTTTCACGAAGAAACTAATTTTAATCTGGCCAATATCCAATATTCATTATATTTATCGTACCCCCAAAGCATCGACATTAATGATATTATCCAACGTCTTAATTTTGTCCTTGTTCGAAATCCTGATAATAAAAAAGTCCGGAAACTTCTCAATGAAATAAACTCATCACAATAGAAAAATCATAAATTTATCCCAGATTACATAACAGAAGAAAATGAAACGTTTTGAAATTTTTTTGTCATTTCGACCGAAGGGAGAAATCTTAGTAAACGAAAACGATAAAGATTTCTCGTCGTCCCGACGCATCGGAACTCCTCGAAATGACAGCTTTGATTTTTTAGACGTCTATTACGTAATCCGGGTTTATTATTTTTTTAAAAAAGCTTTTTTCGGATGAGCATCTGCTGAACGCAGATAGACAGGCACAAACGTTTCTGCATCAAGTATTTCATTCCGCTTGAATTTTTCTATCCCTAAAATAGCCACAGATGAAGCGCGAATATATTGCTGCTGTTGTGAAGCAACAAAAATATTTTTTTTCTTTGTACCACTGATAATATCTGCATATTTGATTGCCCCGTCACCGACAAATAAAGCTTCCTGTTTAAAATCAGGATCAATGTCAGTCGGATTTACAACTTCATCTGCGCCTATTTGTTCCAAAAGATTTTTCTGATTATACCGAAAATACGCCACATAAACCTGTCCTCTTCCGGCGTCCATTACAGAACAAATGATTTTTGAATTGTCGCTTATATTCAATGCAAGAGCCGCAAGAGAAGAAACTCCGACGGCGGGCCTTCCTGTTGCAAACATAAATCCTTTGAGCGTACTGGCTCCAATACGCAGTCCTGTAAACGAACCGGGACCGATCGTACAGACAAATAAATCAAAATCGGTAATTTTTATTCTTGTCTGAAGACAGGCTTGATCAATGGCAGGCAAAAGCACTTCCGAATGATTTATATCAACATTGATTATGGTATCATAAAGAACAGCATTATCCTGCAAGATTGCTACAGCAACGGTTTGGAAAGAAGTATCAAAAGCTAAAGTCAACATAGCTCACTTAAAATATTTTGTAATATCATTGATAAATTTTATGTTTAACCGCTCAATGTCAATAAAAATAACAAAAAGCATTAACATCAATAAAATAGCAAAACCGATTTGCTGGGATATTTCTTTCACTTTCATGCTTATTTCTCTTCTGGTTACAATTTCAATTATGTAGAAGAAGATATGGCCGCCATCGAGAACAGGGATGGGGAAAAGATTAATTACTCCCAGGTTTATGGAAAGCACGGCCATAAAAAGAATGAAAGGAATTATGCCTTCTTTTACCTGAGCACCGGCGACCTGAGCAATAAAAATCGGCCCACCTAAAGTTCGTGGCGAAATAATACCCTCAAATATTTTAACCACAGAAATAACTGTCAGTTTGCTAATCTCCCAGGTCTTGTTTAGCGAGGAGATAATCGCATCCCAGGGATTTTTCCTTTCTACCACCATATCTCCGGCAGGAGAAACTCCAATAAGATATCTGGATTCTTCTTCACCAAAAATATTTTTTGCTTTAGATAATCTTGGCTTAATTAAAAGATGCTTCTTCTCCACTCCCCTCTCGATAGCAACGTCAACGTCTTTGCCTTTACTTTTAGCTATTGCCGATTTTATATCTTCCCAAAAGATAATTTTTTGTCCATTAATGGAAATGATTTTATCGCCACTCAGCATACCAGCTTCCATAGAGGCGCTTTCTTTTTGCACTGCTCCAACGACAGCGGTTAGATTAGGTAAACCGTACATGAAAACAAAAGCAAATATTACTATAGCCAAGAAGAAGTTAAAAACGGGACCAGCTAAAACAATTAACATGCGTTTCCATACCGCCTGTTTATAAAACGATCTTTTTTCATCTTCCGGCGATAATTCTTCATTACCTGACTCACCCAAAAGTTTTACAAATCCGCCCAAAGGTATCCAGGAAAGCGCATATTCGGTTTCTCCAACTTTCTTACTAACGATCTTAGGTCCAAAACCGAGAGAAAACTTTAAAACGCCTACACCGGCAATTCGAGCGGCTATAAAATGTCCAAATTCATGAACAAAAATAAGAACACCTAGTAATATTATAAAAGAAATTAAGGTAATCATTACATTATCCTTTCTATTATTTTGCTAGTCTCTCTTCTTGCCCATAAATCGGCTTGCAGAATATCCTCTAAAGAAGGAGTGTTAATTGAATTATGAACATCAAGAACAGTTTCTATGATCTTAGGCAAATCAATAAAACGAACTTTCTTTTCCATGAATGCAGCTACAGCGATTTCATCAGCGGCATTTAAAACAACCGGAGCCGTGCCGCCGCAAATACCTGCTGCGTAGGCAAGACCAAGACAAGGAAATTTCTTTATATCCGGATTGCGAAATTCCAAATTTCCTGTTTTTACAAGATTCAAAGACGGAAGATCATTGATTATCCTTTCCGGATAAGTTAAGGCATAAGCAATAGGCAATTTCATATCCGGTATTCCCATTTGCGCCAAAAAAGCTCCGTCAACAAATTCCACCATGGAATGCACTATGCTTTGCGGATGAATTAAAACATCGATATGGCTGAAATCAACATTAAAAAACCATTTAGCCTCGATAACCTCTAATCCCTTGTTCATCATCGAAGCAGAATCAATAGTTACTTTCTTCCCCATCTTCCAGTTGGGATGACGCAATGTTTGACTGAGACTGACTTTCTTTAATTCATTTCTGGTAATATTTAGGAATGGACCTCCGGAAGCCGTCAAAATTATTCGCCGCAAATTTTCTCGCTTCTGTCCTTCTAAACATTGAAATATTGCGCTGTGTTCACTGTCAATGGGGATAATTTTTACTCTTTTTTTTATCGCTCTTCTGGTTACAATTTCCCCAGCCATAACCATCGTTTCCTTGTTGGCTAAAGCAATATCTTTGCCCGCTTCAATTGCCGCAATCGTCGGTATTAAACCAGCGGAACCTGATATAGCGGAAATGACGACATCCGCCGAAGGAAATGAAGCAACCTCTTTCAGTCCTTCTTTATCATAAAATATTTTAACCTTATTTTTATTTGTTAAGGAATCATGAAGTTGAAGAGCGGTTTCTTTAGTGCTTACGGCAACCACTTTAGGCTTAAATTTTTCTATTTGTTTTTTGAGCAGCGCTATATTTTTTCCGGCGGCAAGCGCCACGACTTGAAAACGTTCAGGATTTTTTCCAATAACATCCAGCGCACTGCATCCAATCGAACCTGTTGATCCCAAAATCGTTATTTTTTTCATTTATCCAATTATAAATATTCGGTAATAATAAACAAAGGGAGCAATAAAAAGCAGGCAATCCAGACGATCAAGGATGCCCCCGTGACCGGGCAGAATTGAACCCGCATCCTTAAGCCCGTAATTTCTTTTAATAGCAGATTCACAAATATCACCCAGCTGCCCGATAATACTGCCGGTAAAGGCAAGAATTAGTATTTGCGTAACCGGTATTTCCGGTAAGAAGTAGTAACTGAAGATCAGACAAGCACTTGTGCTTCCCAAGACCAATCCAGCCAAACCTTCCACAGTTTTACCGGGACTGACAAAAGGAGCAAGTTTATGTTTGCCGAAATATTTACCCGCATATAACGCAAATATATCACCGATAAATGCGAGAAATAAAACAAAAAATATCCACTCTATTCCTTTATCCATCATTCGCAATGAAATGAAATATGACATCAGAAAAGGTATATATATCATGCCAAAGATTACTTTAAAGACCGATAAAACATCAAACTTTGATTCTTTAATCGACAGGACAAATATTATAAAAACAATCAACACGGCAAAGGCAAAAATGGCAAGTAACTGCTGATTATTCCCCAATAAGACAGACAAAGGAATAATTACCGCCAGAATCAGACCTTCAATTTTTTCCTTTACGAAACCATTCCCGAAAACTATGTGATTGTATTCCCAAACTCCACCCATGATAAAGAAAATAACAAGGGCCGCAAATATTTCTTTTGAACCGAACACGATAATTAAAACTAATATCGGAGCAAGGGCAAGACCTGTCACCCATCTTTTTAATAATGAATTTGACGTTTTTGCCATATTTTCAAATCCTAGCTTTTCTCTTCACTATTCATCATTCTCTATTTACTATTTACTCTTCTCTTCTTTCAACTGTTCACTGGTCAGACCAAAACGTCTTTCACGTTTCTGATAACTGGCAATTGCTTTAAAAAGATCATCCTTTGTAAAATCAGGCCAGAGAACATTGGTAAAATAGAGTTCCGTGTAAGCCATCTGCCAGAGCAAGAAATTACTGATGCGATATTCGCCGCTGGTACGAATCAACAAATCCGGATCAGGAATTCCGAAAGTATACAAATAACGATCAAAAGTTTCTTTATTAATATCATTTATATCAATTTTACCTGTTTTATTATCTTGAACAATTCTTCTTACAGCACTGATAATCTCATCTTTTCCACCGTAGCTCAAAGCCAGATTTAAAACCATCTTGTCATTCTTTGCCGTGCATTCTTTTGTCTGTAAGAGTTTCTTTTGTACAGCCGGATGCAGACGATCTATTTCACCTATTGTTGTGAGCCGGATTCCCTGTTTTTGCAACTGTTTTGTTTCTTTGGTTAAATATTCGTCCAGTAAAAACATTAAAGCTTCAACTTCCTTTGCCGGACGTTCCCAATTTTCTATGGAAAAAGCGTATAGGGTTAGATATTGTATACCGATTTCGCGACATGTTGTTACGGTTGTTCTGACTGCCTGAGCTCCTTGTTTATGTCCCCGAATTCTACCTATTGCATGTTGTTTAGCCCAACGACCATTGCCATCCATAATTATGGCTATGTGTCGTGGTAATTTATTCCAGTCAATCTTTATCACTAATTTAGCTCCAAATTGATTTATCACTCTAATAGAGAGAACACTTTTTTTCAACAAGGAATCTTAGTTTAGTATAATCAAACAATATCTAAAAATTAACATTAAACAAAACAGTATGATTAATCCTTCTTGCCATTTCGCTTTCAAAGGATAACGAGGCGGCGAGGAGGAGGCTCCGCAGGCGTATTATTAATACGTTGAGGAAGCTGACGACGATGCCAACAAAGTTAGCCGCAGAAAGCGAACTGGCGGCAAAAAAACAAATGGGGAGCTTGTGACTCCCCATTTATGTATTTATGTAAAGTCCGGTTTAAATCTCCATTATTTCTTTTTCTTTGGCTGCAAGTACCTTGTCTGTTTTTTCGATATACTGGTTAGTTAATTTTTGAACTTCATCCTGTGCAGCGAAAAGCTCATCTTCAGCCATATTATTGTTCTTTTTCAAATTTTTTAATTCTTCATTAGCATCCCTGCGGGCATTTCGTAATTTGACTTTTCCTTCTTCTGCCATCTTTTTAACAACTTTAACCAGTTCTTTGCGCCGTTCTTCTGTCAATTGGGGAATAGATAGACGCACTACTTTGCCATCATTTGATGGCGTCAAACCTAAATCCGATTTTTGAATAGCCTTCTCAATTGCACCAATTACCGAGGCATCCCATGGAACAATAAGAATTAGACGGTTTTCCGGAATAGAAATATTGGCAACTTGATTAAGGGGAGTAGCGGCACCGTAATAATCAACCTTTATTCCATCCAGAAGCGCAACGGATGCTCTGCCTGTTCTCACTCTGCTGAAGGATTTACTTAGACTAACAATTGTTTTTTCCATTTCGTCTTTAAATTTTTGAAAAATAGTTTCTTTCATATCATTCTCCTACATAAGTGCCAATTTTGAGACCACAAATTGCCCTACGGATATTACCTTTCTTTTGCAAATTAAAAACAATAATAGGCAGTAAATTATCCCGACAAAGCGATATTGACGTTGCATCCATTACTTTAAGGTTTTTCGTTAACACTTCGATATAACTAATATTTTTAAACATGATCGCTTTTTTATTCTTTACCGGATCGCTGTCATATACTCCATCGACCTTAGTGGCCTTCATTATAACATCAGCTTTGATTTCCATAGCCCTTAAAGATGCCGCTGTATCCGTAGTAAAATAAGGATTGCCGGTCCCACCGGCAAATATAACTACTCTTCCCTTTTCTAAATGGCGAATGGCTCTTCGCTGAATAAACGGTTCGGCAATTTCATGCATTTCAATCGATGATTGTACCCGCGTAGGTATGCCACACCTCTCCAACGCGCTTTGCAGAGCCAGGCTATTAATCACAGTAGCCAGCATACCCATGTAATCGGCTGAAATTCGGTCTATACCCCTGGAACCGGATTCTAATCCTCGAAAGATATTGCCGCCTCCAACAACAATTCCAATTTGAATATTAAGATCGGAAACAGATTTTATCTCCTGGGCAATGAAATTAGCCACATCCGGATCAATTCCGAACGGCTGTTTGCCTAAAAGAGATTCTCCGCTCAATTTCAATAATATTCTTTTATAAACGGCTTTTTCTTTTATTTTACCCACCTATTTTTTAATTTCCTCTCCCAGTTGAAATCTTGCAAATCTGCGAATAACAACATTCTCACCGGTTTTGGCTATGGTGTTACTTAAAAGCGTCCCGATAGTAATATCCGTGTCCTTTATGAATTTCTGCTCAACCAGACAGACTTCTTCGTAATATTTTTTGAGTTTACCTTCAATTATCTTATCCCATATTTTTTCCGGTTTTTTCTCTTCCTGCAACTGACTACGGTAAATTTCTTTCTCTCTTTCTAAAACGTCGGCTGGAACTTCATCCGACCGAACATAAAGCGGATTTGATGCCGCGATATGCATGGCAATATCTTTGGCCATTTTTTGAAAATCATCTGTCTTTGCCACAAAATCAGTTTCGCAATTTATTTCCACCATAACGCCAATTTTGCCACCCATATGAATATAAGAAGCTACCGTACCATCTTTAGCAGCTTTAGAAGATCTTT
The sequence above is a segment of the Deltaproteobacteria bacterium HGW-Deltaproteobacteria-2 genome. Coding sequences within it:
- the tsf gene encoding translation elongation factor Ts (EF-Ts; functions during elongation stage of protein translation; forms a dimer; associates with EF-Tu-GDP complex and promotes exchange of GDP to GTP resulting in regeneration of the active form of EF-Tu); the protein is MEITSAMVKELRVKTGTGMMDCKEALKATDGDFEKAIDYLRKKGLSAATKRSSKAAKDGTVASYIHMGGKIGVMVEINCETDFVAKTDDFQKMAKDIAMHIAASNPLYVRSDEVPADVLEREKEIYRSQLQEEKKPEKIWDKIIEGKLKKYYEEVCLVEQKFIKDTDITIGTLLSNTIAKTGENVVIRRFARFQLGEEIKK